The following are encoded in a window of Ursus arctos isolate Adak ecotype North America unplaced genomic scaffold, UrsArc2.0 scaffold_27, whole genome shotgun sequence genomic DNA:
- the DEFB108B gene encoding beta-defensin 108B, which translates to MGPSFLLSAAVRPAALLLTILFCMSQVLPARGRFKEVCERPNGACQEFCLESELQAGRCLNGQPCCLPMGNEPLIEPTTPKE; encoded by the exons ATGGGGCCAAGCTTTCTCCTCTCTGCAGCCGTGAGGCCTGCTGCCCTCCTCCTTACCATTCTCTTCTGTATGAGCCAAGTTCTACCAG CCAGGGGCAGATTCAAGGAGGTCTGTGAGCGTCCAAATGGCGCCTGCCAGGAATTCTGCCTTGAATCGGAACTGCAGGCCGGGAGATGCTTAAACGGCCAACCATGCTGCCTGCCCATGGGGAATGAGCCCCTCATCGAGCCGACTACACCCAAGGAATGA